The Primulina tabacum isolate GXHZ01 chromosome 1, ASM2559414v2, whole genome shotgun sequence genome contains the following window.
tgtttttttttattttctttattaaaATTGAAACTGAACTCAATTGAAAACATAAACTACttttaaatcattcaaaaatatatttagcACTTAAACTCTGATTAGTTCGTTGATATGATCTACCAGCATATGAAAACAACATGAattcaagtttaaaaaaaaatttcattatcaaattttattattattttttccatacattttattttttgatttaaGGGTATTATTTATATTACCTTTATTTTATATGGTTCACACgcgcacacacatatatataaactaGGTTTTTTTCCATATCTAGAAAGTTTTTCgtcaaaaataatatgttataaaaaaattattattattgtattcACATACCACATCAATATTAAAACAAATAGGAAATAAATACATAAGTAAATTTGaattgttttcaatttattttttaaaattcaaatttaaatttgatgttttttgaaattataaactACATTTAAATATCTGCATTATTAtatcattatatttatttttgattatgGTTTTAAGTTGTgcgttattttatataatttatgtttACTACTCTCTataatactaaataaaatataaaagcttttatataatattatgtttttcaatttttttaaaatagtgtCTGtaaattattgttattattgttaTGTATCTTAATAGAActttaaaatatgtattttaatagaaatttaatataaatattattaatatgtccaaaaaataattaatttttctgtcaaaatttatttagataataaatgacaaaaaatttgtatttttaaaaaatatttatttattctttaaaattttgataaacaatataataatataatatttgttaaatatttttctattcTTTTTCTTTATAGCGATTCCACTTAACCAAGATAATAAGTCAATTTAACGACAAAATATTGTTATCATCATTTGATGTTTatttcaaatgataataatattttgatctaataatttttgataaaaatatttaaaatttaaatatattcattatattaaagtaataattttaaataattattcaaacatTAATACttactaattttaaaaattaattatataaaataatattctgCACATCGTCCAtgtgaaataatatttttatttaaaataaccgACGAGAACAAGCCCAACAAAAAGCCCATCCATAGAAGAAACGCAGCCCaaatacaaatattttattttaggcAGAACTGTTGTGCCGTATCCCTTGCATCGTTTGTCATAAAAACCCCACTAAAACCCTCGGAACCCTTGCTTCGCCTCTTTCAAACTCTGAATTTTTTTCCTTCCCGTTCCTCTCCGCAAGTTCCCTCGTTTTGTGCCTGGTTTCAATGGAGTTTTGGGGTAAGCTCTTGGTTCTTTGATTTGAATGAGCTTTCACTGACTTGTATTGTGTTCACTACTCCCGAAATAGTTAAATTTCATGTTCAATCATTGTTTGTTGATTGTGTTTCCCTTTTCGAATTAGAGTTGCAAGACAAAATTACGGTTAActacttttcttattttttatatgatatttaatttaatttttttgtggaATATAAGTATGTATTCACTTGCTTTGAGCTTTTTGGTATGCTTTGAATTATTAAAGCTGTGTCAAGTTGATGGCTCTCTTTGCGGTTGAAACAATTTTGGTCCAGAAGAGCATGTATAAGTTTTGTCAATTtagtgttttttttatataaaaataagttCCTTCTATGTGCCTATGCAAAGTTCTCTTCTTTTGggtatttctttttttttttttggcttttCGAATCATCTGGATTTATGTTCTGAAGTTGAATCTTCGTATATCAAGTTTGACGAGGGCCTGTTTTGAAAATGACTTGTCGACAagttcccaaatatcttacgtCGGATTCATTGTATTCTGGATCATTTAAATATATCCGTCCGTTACTTTTTTCCTATTTTCaatgtgatttttttaatttgttgtCTTCTTGCAACTCTAAGGAGTTGAAGTCAAATCCGGTGAACCACTTAAGGTGCAACCTCAGTTTGGCAAATTGATACATATCTCCCAGGTGAGAGTTGTTTCTTTCGACATAGAGTTGCCTTTCATTATAAGCTCGTGAATGTTGACTAATTTGACAAATGTTTCCAGGCCGCATTGGGGGAGGTGAAGGATGTGGAAGGAGCCAAGCATGTTCCCCTTCGTCTGAAGATTGATGATAAGAACTTATTTTTGGGAGCTCTTTCGGCAGAAGAAATAAATCAATTGATGTTTGACTTGGTATTTGAGAGAGAATTTGAGCTATCACACGACTGGAAAAACGGTAGCGTGTACTTCATGGGTTATATCGCCAATGATCCAGTTTCAGGTGCATATTCTTTGTCCCATAAATGTATGTGTTATTGCTATTCTTTGTGTAAGCAGTCAAATGCTGTTTTAAGGTGTCTCTTATTGCTTTGATTGTTTTTCCTAATTCTGTTCATCATATCTCTATTCAATTTCTGTATTGCGTAACTATCTATTGTTTACTCTGTGAGTTGGTGTTCAGGATTCTGAAGATGATATGGATGGGAGTTTTTCCAGTGAAGAAGAACTGCCAAAGGTACCAGTCCTTGAATCTCTGCCATGATTGGTATAATAAGAATTTGGCTAATTTCTCTTTACATAGAAGGAGCAGCAAACCAAGAAAAGATCAGCTGATTCTCCACGAGAAGCTCCTGTTCTTAACAAGAAAGCTAAAACTTCTACTCCTAACAATACAGGTTTCATCTTTATCCCTTTTTGTGTTTTTACTGTAAAACAGTGCCATTGCATGTTCTTGAACATGTCTCGAACTTCATTCAGTTCAAAACATAAACCTGCCCCTAAACTTGCCCTCTATTACGAATTACACAACCGTGTGTATCAAAGATATAGGCAGGTACTAAAGTAAGTATTTTGTTTAGGTAACAAGAAGACTGTCCATAATTCCATTCCTTTTCCTCCAAAAAAAGTTGGAAAAGGTCCATCTAGCAACAAGTCAAATGAAAAGAACAAGAAGTCGAATGGCCGCATGTCTCGCTTATTTAATGTCTCGCAAATAAAATAAGCTATAGTGCCATCTTCCTCTCCTATACCGTCACTTCCGTATTTACTCCTCCCTTTCAAAGAGTACTCTTCTGTTCACTCTGCAGTTGCACCGCAGATTGTTGATAATTTTTGATCTGGCATATACTACAAGAAATATGGCTCATTTATGTTTTGGTTTAAATTTTAAGTTCTTAAAATTTTGAGTGTTTGTTAGCTCCAACATGGTGGATTTGTAACACGAATCAAGAATCTTCTTTACCTTGTTGCATTTTGGGAAAATCCACCATGGATTACTATTTCGTGTTTACTTATGGATTCTCTTACTTGTTTATTTTCATTCAAGGCAATATATTTCTCGAGAGGTAGCCATGGAATGCGGAAACGAGTTAAATTTCTAGATTCCTCAAAAGTCAAAACCCTGTATTTAGGTGCTTGGAGGCGTGTATATCATCATTCGAGCACATTTACAAAGAAAATTGGTCTTTATGAAAACATTATACCTCCTAACAAATGAGTTTGCACGCAATCTTCCCATGGAATTAGAGCGGTGGAAATGAGTTGGACCTGTCTGGTCTACACGTTCAGTCACATAAAATAGGTGGATTGGGTGGGTTGTGGTTTAGCTCATCCCGTCAAATTCAACACAAAATTGACAAAGTTTGTCGCGTCGATCCGTCTCAGTCATATAAAATAGATGCGTTGGGTTAGTAAAATCCTGAATTGTCAAAGTGCGAATGTTGGGTTATGGGTTAGTCTTCCCACCGACCGTTTTGACAATACCAAGTGGAATCAGCTACCTTTTTAGGACAACTTTTTTTCCGAATAGAGTTTTAGAACAATTTCTTAAGTGCTCTTCATGGATACGGTGCCAGTCTTGTTTTTATTCCCCTGAATAGGGGTTATTTATTGCCTGAGAATTGCTTCTCAAAGTACTATCAAAAATTGATTATTTACGGTTTGGTCTAAATTCTGTAGATCCCAAATTTATACAAGAAAGATATAATTTACACTATCcgatttatataaattaaattattcttgttttataaattttttataaaatttaaaaatcagaatcaaaagaataaaataaaaaagcacAATAATCTGTAGTATGATTGtgaaacaattaaaaataattaatgatttcatGATTTGGTGACTCCtgtaatctttttttttttattttatcgttttttcaaataattttagtTCTACTCAGCCGAATTAGAACCGAAACCATTAGCATCAGAAGTAGCATTAGCATCCACTATTTTCGGTCTGCTAAGAAATATTCAACACCATAATGACAAGGGATGAAAAAAAccggattgatttgattttgttaaAAACTCAAACCAAACACGACTCTCTTCCAGATGCCCAAACCCTTAGGCTTGagatttttatatttcatagtAATATGACTGATATTCACGGAAAATTTTAGGGTCCgtttccagcaagtgtcactagtccagacgcaggttttgaaattaccctgagcctgaaatcacaaataagatcgttagaagggggccaggagggtgtcctggcgtagcccctccgacgctcaagtcagagactgaggatatatgtggggagcagctaagggtgctgctgagagtaatatagtgaatgaaataactgaacactcaaacctggtatttataggagaatacctgggtcCTTGATGAGCTTGTCTTCCActtgggctagggatgggccaggggtagtgagcccatccatggggtatcaccagtctcccctccCGAGTcaaactgaatcgtaggttcaaagttcgattgaTTGGGTTATCCTCGATTTACCGGCGACGAGAGCATACCGTGTTAGAAAAATCTATTTAGTTTTCGTTAACGAACGATGTTTGccgctgcgaaaattacggggatcgatCTGCCTGGTCAGGTCGTGGGGGTTGCCCCAAAAGCTCTTCAGAAACAAGCACTCGTCAGGGTGAGGTCGTGCATTTTTCTTGCCGTTCGTCAGCCTCCAAAGATTTGGAAACGAATCAAATCGTAATCCTGCTCTGAAGGTaaagatatcaaatcaaatcgcaATCTTGTCCTGAATGGTAAGATTTGGTCTGAGCTCCCTTGTAGATAGCAGTCATCTCCTCATTTCAATTTCACTTCTCCCCTACATAATTTCCTCTGCACTTCACATACGTTCCACTATCGCAGCCCACTTTCTTCTCCCTACACCTGCGCTTGTAGACCTCGCCCGACGCCGTCGAGCCCTCGCCCCTGCCGTGCTCGCCCAATGCCCGCACGAGCGCCttcgccacgctcgcccagtgCCCGAGTCACGCTCGCCCAGCGCCcctgccacgctcgcccctcgcccttGCCTACGCTCGCCCAACGCCCGCACGAGCGCCTcagccacgctcgcccagcgcCCCGGCCACGCTCGTCCAGCGCCCGAGCACCtccgccacgctcgcccctcgcccgaGCGCCCCGGACGCCACActcgccacgctcgcccctcgcccttGCCGCATTCGCCCAGCGCCCTTACGCTCATTGCCTTAGTCTTTTTTTCTCGAGCATTTCCTCACGCTTCCTCCGGGTTAGTTTGCTCCTTTTCTTGCTTGATTATCCTTAATAGTTATGTCTTCTTCCACTTCTGAGTCTAGTTCTTCGAGTGACTCCGAGAGGTTTAGCGAGGCTAGCGAGTCTAGCAGGTCTAGCGAGTCTGACGAGAGTAGGACTTCCCTAGCTGATCCTGAATTTACCCTTTATTCTCATGAGGAGGAAGTCACCACTCATAGCCGTCCTGGTAAGGAAGTTCGCCATGTGACCCAACAGATGAACATATCTGACGCAGATAAATTATGGTACGATCATTTGTCATCCCACATCCGTCATGGTAGCGAGTCAAAACTTAGGACTTTGTGGCACATTCCTCCCTCCCATCAGATCATCATTCCTATCTCTAAGGACCGACCCTATCTAGCTCCCGAAGGCTGCTGCTACACCTTCTTTCAGCACCACCTTGATGCCGGTCTTCGTTTTCCCTTGTGCGATTTCCTCCAAGAATTGAGCAAGTACTATCGGGTGCATTTAGGTCTGCTCACTCCCAATGCTCTCCGCTTGATAAGCTGTTTCGCTGTGTTATACGACCTTAGATCTCCCTTTGAATTACACCACTTTCTCCTGCTTCTTAGTTCTGTCCAGATCAAAAGAATTACGTTTTTATGTGACTTCTCGATCTAGCCATAAGCTTTTCGAGGGGGCTCCTAGTCATGTTAAGGACTGAAAAAAATACTTCTTCTTTATCCATCCACCCAAAGAATTGACTTGTTATACCGATTGGTACCCTACTTTCACCATGCCTGAACTTTCCAAGGATTACAAGAAGGATAAGGAGTCTATGGAGATAATGAGTGTACTAGGAGACCGATGCTTTAGTATTCCCCAAATTCTATCTGAAGATCTCCTGTGCCATGCCGGGTTAAGTCCCGCGAAAATTAAGTTGAAGGAGGACGCCGGTAGATATTCTCATCTCTTCACCCTTTCTGTCTCTCTTTTGCTTATTGTGATCTTTGATAATATTCTCATTCGGTTCACTGTTGTTTTTATTTGCAGGTGTTAGAATCATGAATGCCGCATTGCTTCGCGAGGTTGCGAAAAAGAAGGCTGGGAGTTCATCTAGCAGTCACGATGGGCACAAAGGGATATTGTTATGCTGCTGAGAAGAAGAACACATGTTCTTGCTCTACTACTGCGAAGAGACCTGCTAGCTCCCCTACTGctgtgaagaagaaggaaggCTCATCCTCCTCCGCCCCAAAGCGAGTCTCCTCTCCACCTCCTCGAGCTAAGTCCCCTCCTCCGTCTGGTAAGAAGAAGGCGTCCACTGATCCTAGCCTATCAGTCCCACAGCATGGTAAGCGCAAGATTTCTGAGATCTCAGTCGTATCGGTCTCTTCTCCAGAAGGGTCAGGGTCAGATGAGGGGCCTCCCCCTAAATCGGGGGTACATCCTCTATACACCAGGGATTCGACCATCGTGGGGCAGGGTCCTACTCATCTGGCTCAAAAGATAATGTATCAGCTTCCTTCCGACGCGGATGCAGCGTTCATAAGTTCACTGGGGTGGTCTGAACTCACTCGC
Protein-coding sequences here:
- the LOC142512607 gene encoding histone deacetylase HDT1-like — protein: MEFWGVEVKSGEPLKVQPQFGKLIHISQAALGEVKDVEGAKHVPLRLKIDDKNLFLGALSAEEINQLMFDLVFEREFELSHDWKNGSVYFMGYIANDPVSVKCCFKVSLIALIVFPNSDSEDDMDGSFSSEEELPKEQQTKKRSADSPREAPVLNKKAKTSTPNNTGNKKTVHNSIPFPPKKVGKGPSSNKSNEKNKKSNGRMSRLFNVSQIK